The window GTTTATGATAAAGTTTTTAAGTTCCACAGgattcatttatctttaatagaAACTTTTAATTCAAAGAAATTCCCTACCACATTCTAATCACATCTGCCAAATTAACACTCCAACaacatgaaaatgaaataacaaagaatctaaataaaagtaaatttttaCCATTTCATCAATCACATATTCGGAGGATTTGTAGGGAGCATCATTCAGAAAAAGGTGTGACTAGACTCTCAGTATAAGTGACTGCTTCTAGGACATAGTTGAACTTGTCAAGGAGGGAATGCCTGACCGTTTTAGTCTCCAGATTATACACCACCAAATGCGGTCCATTAACCAAAAACACTTCATTTCTCTTGGAAATACACAAGGGTGTAGAACAAAAGCAAAACATTGGAACATATAAAGTGGGTAATGAAAACAATTTAGACCAAGACTCTATTTTTCCATGCTCCTTCATCACCCATACATCAATTTTTTCCCCAACAAAGTTACAAAACAAAGCGAGGCATCCACCTAAAGCCCCTatctttaaattcaaattaccCTCCTGCCTAGAACAGGGTGATGAGATTACAGAAAAGGTTTCTTTCGACAAATCTAAAGAGATGATACTATGATAATTATTAATCCCGCTTTTGATATCTGAATCCCAGTGAAGTGACCCACTAACAAAAACGCCCATAGTACTCATAGTATAGCATTTAGGGTAATTTTCAACAGTCTTCCATGAATCACTCTTTAACCCATAAATCTTAACATTGGTATCGAATGATAATTCAAGATAATTGAATATTGTGTAAATACAAACCACCTTATACTCGGAACTACCTTCATCATAGCCAAACCCATATCTTACATCTTGACGTCGATGATGTGTAGTGTCACTATGAAGAAGCCTCTTTGATATCCTTGTAGATGGGttccataaaaatataaaagattgatCTATAGAAATACAAACCAACCCATTCAAGGAACCAACTAAGCCAACCCAGTCGCGTGGGTGCTTCATTGGATAATCGAGGGAATGTGTTCCAATAGGAGATTCTTCACGCAGAACAGATAAGAGAGAACTCCATTCTACATCAGCACAAAAGGATTTCGTAATGAGTTTATGGTGTTCATAATTCTCGTCTTCGGTTACAGCTCTCAGATGCTTCTTGACAAACATAGGATTAGAGATCAAAGCACACCAGGATCTGCAGACACACATAAATTGGAGGAGGGATTTGACGGGTAGTTTGATTAGGATTTCTATAATAATTTCTTCTGGCAGGGAGGAAGCGAGATGGTCGGAATCGAAGTGATCTTCCGTAGGATCGTCACTCTCTATATCCATGGAATTGAAAGCGGCTAGGGTTTGGAGAAGAGTCTGAAAGTGAGAGACGAGAAAATAAAGTAACAAAGTAGggtaatatatttaatggatTTGTATCCCTCTTCAATGAAATCTAATTGAACATACAGGCTCATTGATAATTCAGATGAGAAAATATTAAGtttcaaaaaaagaaagattagttgttgttgttgataagTTTTACTATTTCTCAATAAAGTTGACATAAACTTGATCCTGTTTGTTAAACAATTATTGagaatatttattcaaaatttaggtaatcatatatactaatatttagattttaagattaaaatagttgtttaaaacttttaaaatgaaatattaatatcttGTAATTAATGCactagttaaaatataaataaaatagttttgctaaaaaaacaaattttatatttaatgtgtataaattacaaacaaattcataaatatatagattaaaaaaataacttaaatagataaattgatatatatatatatatatatatataataagactatttttaataatttagtactaaaatgtgaaaaaaaaatatggagcTCTAACTAAAtgtgatataaataaataaagttttgatACAACATTCTCCagtctttttaattataattttttaataatagaaaTGTATGTCTTggtaattattaaataaaaggagaggaaattaattaatataaaaatatatattttaattcttatttttactCAATTAATGGTGATGCATTCAAATTTATTAGCTACACATTTCCCTATGACACGATGATCCACGTGTCTTTTCTGTGCATGGCCAATACATGCATGCTTCCACGTGTTAAAAAATTACAgtgtaataattattatatatttaatatgtataaattaaaaataaaaataaaaatagaaaaaatacatgttatcgattaaacacaaataactttaagtaaataaatttagatataataataataagactatttttaataatttaccaCTAATAtgtgaaagaaaataattaCGGTGCTTTAATTAAATGTgttataaataagtaaaattttgataaaatattcacctctttttatttataaattttataataataaaaatatatattttactaaacaaactttttaatttgttaaaatattacatttgtGTAAATGATCATTCGTTTTGATCATCATAAAAGTGGAGATAATAAGAAAgtgattatatttttaatgtttaaaataatattaatactaaATACATTCTcaacctaaaatattttaagacaataaataaataaaattgatccCAAAATCTTATGACATTATTATTTAAGGTGGCAAATtggattaatataataaataaatgatttaaacatTGTATATGTTGGAtggttatattaataatagtggGTTAATAAGTATTGGgatataactatatttttaatattaatatatattaatatttgtattccATTTACAGAAACTAATATCAAggcaaatatgataaattaccATCAATGGcgatgattttctttttttagtgtTAATTTCAATTTAGATCACCAAT is drawn from Impatiens glandulifera chromosome 3, dImpGla2.1, whole genome shotgun sequence and contains these coding sequences:
- the LOC124930523 gene encoding F-box/kelch-repeat protein At3g23880-like; amino-acid sequence: MDIESDDPTEDHFDSDHLASSLPEEIIIEILIKLPVKSLLQFMCVCRSWCALISNPMFVKKHLRAVTEDENYEHHKLITKSFCADVEWSSLLSVLREESPIGTHSLDYPMKHPRDWVGLVGSLNGLVCISIDQSFIFLWNPSTRISKRLLHSDTTHHRRQDVRYGFGYDEGSSEYKVVCIYTIFNYLELSFDTNVKIYGLKSDSWKTVENYPKCYTMSTMGVFVSGSLHWDSDIKSGINNYHSIISLDLSKETFSVISSPCSRQEGNLNLKIGALGGCLALFCNFVGEKIDVWVMKEHGKIESWSKLFSLPTLYVPMFCFCSTPLCISKRNEVFLVNGPHLVVYNLETKTVRHSLLDKFNYVLEAVTYTESLVTPFSE